In Planctomycetia bacterium, one DNA window encodes the following:
- a CDS encoding inorganic diphosphatase, which translates to MLYDAFVNIPPGTNLPEVVNAIVEIPKGRRSKFEIDKETGLFRLDRYLFSSSHYPGDYGFIPHTLAEDGDALDILVMVNEPTFTGCLIRARVIGLFKMIDKGANDFKVLGVPDTDPLFEEYRDLVDVPPHFLREVEHFFATYKQLEGSPTTTHGWSHAADGLAEVDAAVARFKAARKA; encoded by the coding sequence ATGCTCTACGACGCGTTTGTGAACATCCCGCCCGGAACAAACCTGCCCGAAGTCGTCAACGCCATCGTCGAGATTCCCAAGGGCCGGCGAAGCAAGTTCGAGATCGACAAGGAGACGGGCCTGTTCCGGCTGGATCGATACCTGTTCTCGTCGAGTCACTATCCCGGAGACTACGGGTTCATCCCGCACACGCTCGCCGAGGACGGTGACGCGCTGGATATCCTGGTGATGGTGAACGAACCGACCTTCACCGGCTGCTTGATCCGCGCAAGGGTGATCGGCCTGTTCAAGATGATCGACAAGGGCGCGAACGATTTCAAAGTACTCGGCGTGCCCGACACCGACCCGCTCTTTGAAGAGTATCGCGATCTGGTCGACGTGCCGCCGCACTTCCTCCGCGAGGTCGAGCACTTCTTCGCCACCTACAAGCAGCTTGAAGGCTCGCCCACGACGACGCACGGTTGGTCCCATGCCGCCGACGGACTGGCCGAGGTCGACGCGGCGGTGGCGCGCTTCAAGGCTGCACGGAAGGCGTAG
- a CDS encoding PEP-CTERM sorting domain-containing protein (PEP-CTERM proteins occur, often in large numbers, in the proteomes of bacteria that also encode an exosortase, a predicted intramembrane cysteine proteinase. The presence of a PEP-CTERM domain at a protein's C-terminus predicts cleavage within the sorting domain, followed by covalent anchoring to some some component of the (usually Gram-negative) cell surface. Many PEP-CTERM proteins exhibit an unusual sequence composition that includes large numbers of potential glycosylation sites. Expression of one such protein has been shown restore the ability of a bacterium to form floc, a type of biofilm.) encodes MKRNVLSKCVAGLVAAVALSTAPTADASLISVPLFSHPNGNASANMNAVDSRDYGLRLDNGQGVQTFHFENVTMTFFDPQPAGPASVYATITGTIAHLQSSNGVALGYAGNSGLDALDQRWTINATIRGQVGQGNIFQPALPNPNMLNQLIAAGISNNAINYWDFDVTLTPLFNEGVTPAVYGGPRVFVENTMDGMMPGLIIDYRHRLDPNVFAAPQWNVVTGHGWLKSANGGGSDYTRDFLFYTPEPGTIGLLAVGMVTVLPRRRRAAA; translated from the coding sequence ATGAAGCGAAACGTACTGTCGAAGTGTGTCGCCGGACTTGTCGCCGCCGTTGCGCTGTCAACCGCGCCGACCGCCGACGCCAGTTTGATCTCCGTGCCGTTGTTCAGCCATCCGAACGGCAACGCGTCCGCGAACATGAACGCGGTGGACTCACGCGATTACGGGCTGCGGCTCGATAACGGCCAGGGCGTGCAGACGTTTCATTTCGAGAACGTGACCATGACGTTCTTCGACCCGCAGCCGGCCGGCCCGGCCTCGGTCTATGCGACCATTACCGGCACGATCGCACACCTTCAAAGCAGCAACGGCGTCGCGCTGGGCTACGCCGGCAATTCGGGCCTCGATGCGCTCGACCAGCGCTGGACGATCAACGCCACGATTCGCGGCCAGGTCGGCCAGGGCAATATCTTCCAGCCCGCGCTGCCGAATCCCAACATGCTGAATCAGTTGATTGCCGCCGGCATCAGCAACAACGCCATCAACTATTGGGACTTTGATGTCACGCTCACGCCGCTCTTCAACGAGGGGGTGACGCCGGCGGTCTACGGCGGCCCGCGCGTCTTCGTCGAGAACACGATGGATGGCATGATGCCGGGTTTGATCATCGACTACCGGCACCGGCTCGATCCCAATGTCTTCGCCGCGCCGCAGTGGAACGTCGTCACCGGGCACGGCTGGCTCAAGTCGGCCAATGGCGGCGGTTCCGACTACACGCGCGACTTTCTCTTCTACACGCCGGAACCGGGCACGATCGGTCTGCTCGCCGTGGGGATGGTGACCGTCCTGCCGCGACGAAGGCGCGCCGCGGCGTAA
- a CDS encoding PHP domain-containing protein: MNSPHRAVHAAREPNHRPRWADLHMHSTASDGGYAPAKLMSMAAARRLAAVALTDHDTIDGLTEAAQAATTHGMEFVPGIELEARQGRRIVHILGYFIDATSPALLRALADERQRRDQRNREIVARLAALGIRLDYDALVNANGGRPLGRPHLANELVSLGIVSSFRQAFARYLGSGAAAYVPRVVREAGEAIAMIRAAGGVASLAHPSRVGCETSLELENVVRRLGEAGLAALEVSHPDVTGEFARTCERLARKLDLAPTGGSDFHRFVGAERSGTGFYGHRVPCEWIASLRERRAG; encoded by the coding sequence ATGAACTCACCCCACCGCGCCGTCCACGCCGCGCGCGAACCGAATCATCGGCCGCGCTGGGCCGACCTGCACATGCACTCCACGGCTTCCGACGGCGGCTACGCGCCCGCGAAGCTGATGAGCATGGCCGCCGCGCGCCGGCTCGCCGCGGTCGCGCTCACCGATCACGACACGATTGATGGATTGACGGAAGCAGCCCAGGCTGCGACGACTCATGGGATGGAGTTCGTGCCCGGTATTGAGCTGGAGGCGCGGCAGGGTCGGCGCATCGTGCACATCCTCGGGTATTTCATCGACGCCACGTCGCCCGCGCTGCTTCGCGCGCTGGCGGATGAACGCCAGCGGCGCGATCAACGCAACCGCGAGATCGTCGCGCGGCTGGCCGCGCTGGGCATTCGCCTGGACTACGACGCCTTGGTGAATGCGAACGGCGGCAGACCGCTGGGGCGCCCGCATCTCGCGAATGAACTGGTCAGTTTGGGCATCGTCTCGAGTTTTCGTCAGGCGTTCGCGCGGTATCTCGGCTCGGGCGCGGCGGCGTACGTGCCGCGCGTCGTGCGCGAGGCGGGCGAGGCCATCGCGATGATTCGCGCGGCCGGCGGCGTGGCATCGCTGGCCCATCCGTCACGCGTGGGGTGCGAGACCAGCCTGGAGCTGGAGAACGTGGTGCGGCGGCTTGGAGAGGCGGGGTTGGCCGCTCTGGAAGTGAGTCATCCTGATGTCACTGGGGAGTTCGCGCGCACCTGCGAGCGCCTGGCCAGGAAGCTGGATCTTGCGCCGACGGGTGGCAGCGATTTTCATCGATTTGTCGGCGCGGAGCGATCCGGCACGGGGTTCTACGGCCATCGGGTGCCTTGTGAATGGATCGCGTCGCTTCGCGAACGTCGAGCGGGTTGA
- the cysC gene encoding adenylyl-sulfate kinase: MTEIKATNIVWHEGHVERSQREALLKQKGATIWLTGLPSSGKSTIGFSLEHLLVQQGRLAYVLDGDNIRHGLNKNLGFSAADRAENIRRIGEVAKLFSDAGLITITSFVSPYRADRDGVRQMHVAAKLPFIEVFVDTPIELCEQRDPKGLYRKARAGEIPNFTGVSDPYEPPVNPELTLKTGEHKLEDCVAQLAKYLQQRSILPG, encoded by the coding sequence TTGACCGAGATCAAAGCAACCAACATCGTCTGGCATGAGGGACACGTCGAGCGCTCACAGCGCGAAGCGCTGCTCAAGCAGAAGGGCGCCACCATCTGGCTCACCGGCCTGCCCTCCTCGGGCAAAAGCACCATCGGTTTTTCCCTCGAACACCTGCTCGTGCAGCAGGGCCGGCTCGCCTACGTGCTGGACGGCGACAACATTCGCCACGGCCTGAACAAGAACCTCGGCTTCTCCGCGGCCGACCGCGCCGAGAACATCCGCCGCATCGGCGAGGTGGCCAAGCTCTTCTCCGACGCCGGGCTGATCACGATTACGTCGTTCGTGAGTCCGTATCGCGCAGACCGGGACGGCGTGCGACAGATGCACGTCGCGGCGAAGCTGCCGTTCATCGAAGTGTTTGTCGATACGCCGATCGAGTTGTGCGAGCAGCGCGATCCAAAGGGGTTGTATCGCAAGGCCCGCGCCGGTGAGATTCCCAACTTCACCGGTGTGAGCGATCCTTATGAGCCGCCCGTCAACCCCGAGCTGACTCTTAAAACCGGCGAGCACAAACTCGAAGATTGCGTCGCCCAGCTCGCCAAGTACCTGCAACAGCGCAGCATTCTGCCGGGATGA
- a CDS encoding DUF1015 domain-containing protein: protein MAEIQPFRGIRYTSVDVSRLIAPPYDILDEADKARLLAADDHNIVAIDLPHVPPKTAGPDSVYRQAAGEMTSWMDIHALERDEAPAIYVYHQTYRLGRKTLTRKMFFARLRLEEFGKGCVFAHEQTFGGPKEDRLKLTVATRCNLSPIFGLYPDAGNEVAAMLERAVGETPEQVGRLDGVENKLWVVAAPEVIAAVRAAMKEKPVFIADGHHRYGTALMFRQQEMDQMGRIADDDPVNFVLCVLCAMEDPGATIQPYFRSICDLPQVFAKDYHHALADQFAWKPVARPANDEELAKVLREAGPQALALYDPRQDVCAVLAPKDSDLLAAYEPKRHAAWRQSAYSIFHRYILDEVVSPKFCVGNPPTVHYHKTMDEAIADAKEHHGVAALMPATTMQQLRAVCTAGELMPQKSTYFAPKLATGMVINPLY, encoded by the coding sequence ATGGCCGAGATTCAGCCCTTTCGCGGCATACGCTATACGTCCGTCGATGTCTCGCGGCTGATCGCGCCGCCTTATGACATCCTCGACGAAGCCGACAAGGCGCGGCTGCTCGCGGCCGACGATCACAACATCGTTGCCATTGACCTGCCGCACGTGCCGCCGAAGACGGCCGGCCCCGACAGCGTCTATCGCCAGGCGGCCGGTGAGATGACCAGTTGGATGGACATCCACGCCCTCGAGCGCGACGAGGCGCCGGCGATCTACGTGTATCACCAGACCTATCGGCTGGGCCGCAAGACGCTGACGCGCAAGATGTTCTTCGCTCGGCTGCGGCTCGAGGAGTTCGGCAAAGGGTGCGTTTTCGCCCATGAGCAGACGTTCGGCGGGCCGAAGGAAGATCGCCTGAAGCTGACGGTCGCGACGCGCTGCAATCTTAGCCCGATCTTCGGCCTGTACCCCGACGCGGGGAACGAGGTTGCGGCGATGCTCGAACGCGCCGTCGGCGAGACGCCGGAGCAGGTGGGGCGGTTGGACGGGGTGGAGAACAAGCTGTGGGTCGTCGCCGCCCCGGAGGTGATCGCGGCGGTGCGGGCGGCGATGAAAGAGAAACCAGTCTTCATCGCCGACGGCCACCATCGCTACGGCACGGCCCTGATGTTCCGCCAGCAGGAAATGGATCAGATGGGGCGGATTGCCGACGACGACCCGGTGAATTTTGTCCTGTGCGTGCTGTGCGCGATGGAAGACCCCGGCGCGACGATCCAGCCGTACTTCCGCAGCATCTGCGATCTACCGCAGGTGTTCGCGAAGGATTATCACCACGCGCTGGCGGATCAGTTCGCGTGGAAGCCGGTCGCGCGACCAGCCAACGACGAGGAACTGGCGAAGGTGCTGCGCGAGGCCGGTCCGCAGGCGCTGGCGTTGTACGACCCGCGGCAGGACGTGTGCGCCGTGCTGGCGCCGAAGGATTCCGACCTGCTGGCGGCGTATGAGCCGAAACGGCACGCCGCCTGGCGGCAGAGCGCGTACTCCATTTTTCACCGGTACATCCTGGATGAAGTCGTGTCCCCGAAGTTCTGCGTCGGCAATCCGCCAACGGTGCACTATCACAAGACCATGGATGAGGCGATCGCGGACGCGAAAGAGCATCATGGCGTCGCGGCGCTGATGCCCGCGACCACGATGCAGCAGTTGCGCGCTGTCTGCACCGCCGGCGAACTGATGCCGCAGAAGTCGACGTACTTCGCCCCCAAGCTCGCGACGGGGATGGTGATCAATCCGCTGTATTAA
- a CDS encoding 3-oxoacyl-ACP synthase III → MKFTRAVIDSIGYELPPTVVTSAEIEERLAPMYRALRMQPGQLEALTGIRERRWWSPGQTMAEPAAAAARRALARSAAAIADIGMVIYAGVCRDNLEPATACAVADALGVSPLAQVYDVSNACLAVINGIVQAASAIELGHVRAALVVSCESARQIVDLTIDRMVKQPTMETFRLCLATMTGGSGAVGVVVRDASLAPGGHRVLGGVMRSRTKFHNLCRWGPDTGMPSTAPMEMVTDGTVLMEHGVALGVETWYAFLEEMGWPVEAVDRTICHQVGGPHRDLVLRSIGVPLEKDFQTYEYLGNIGTVSLPLTAAIAEERGVLQPGHRVGMLGIGSGLNCLMLGVEW, encoded by the coding sequence ATGAAGTTCACGCGGGCGGTGATTGATTCCATCGGTTACGAACTGCCCCCGACGGTCGTCACGTCGGCGGAGATCGAAGAGCGGCTCGCGCCGATGTACCGCGCGCTGCGGATGCAGCCGGGGCAACTCGAAGCGCTCACCGGCATTCGCGAGCGGCGGTGGTGGTCGCCGGGGCAGACAATGGCCGAGCCGGCGGCGGCGGCGGCGCGGCGGGCGCTGGCACGCTCGGCGGCGGCGATCGCCGACATCGGCATGGTCATTTACGCCGGCGTTTGCCGGGACAACCTGGAACCGGCGACGGCCTGCGCCGTGGCCGATGCGCTGGGTGTCTCACCTTTGGCACAAGTCTATGACGTCTCCAACGCCTGCCTGGCGGTGATCAACGGAATTGTGCAGGCGGCCAGCGCGATCGAGCTGGGGCATGTTCGCGCGGCGCTGGTCGTGTCGTGCGAGTCGGCGCGGCAGATCGTGGACCTGACGATCGACCGCATGGTGAAGCAGCCGACGATGGAGACGTTTCGCCTCTGCCTCGCGACCATGACGGGCGGGTCCGGGGCCGTGGGCGTCGTCGTGCGCGATGCATCGCTGGCGCCCGGGGGGCACCGCGTGCTTGGCGGCGTGATGCGCAGCCGGACGAAGTTCCACAACCTTTGCCGCTGGGGTCCGGACACGGGCATGCCCTCGACCGCGCCGATGGAGATGGTGACCGACGGCACGGTGCTGATGGAGCACGGCGTCGCGCTGGGCGTCGAGACGTGGTACGCGTTTCTGGAGGAGATGGGCTGGCCGGTCGAAGCGGTGGATCGCACGATCTGCCATCAGGTCGGCGGGCCGCATCGCGATCTGGTGCTTCGCTCGATCGGCGTGCCGTTGGAGAAGGATTTCCAGACGTACGAGTACCTCGGCAACATCGGCACGGTGTCGCTTCCGCTCACCGCGGCCATCGCCGAGGAGCGCGGCGTTCTGCAACCGGGTCATCGCGTCGGGATGCTGGGCATCGGCAGCGGATTGAACTGCCTGATGCTGGGGGTGGAGTGGTAG
- a CDS encoding YjgP/YjgQ family permease, with product MFKTLDRYVLRAFLTNYVIALAVCIGLYVILDLFVNLDEFTSVKSQSTAETIRKIIDFYSYNLLLYFAQLAGVITLVAGCFTFGRMHRTNELTAVLASGTSLYRMAAPVLIAAMAMNALWFFDQEVLIPRHADKLVRKHNDIEGRNAFAVWFQPDKNNSLVSASMFQPRVREMRGVVIMKRDQNARLTEVIQADQARWDEEEQVWHLANGTQMKLGATSDPAGVDALGQLPIKAYASDLTPKELALQQATMWVNFLSLAELGRLQERFPGGSAEIVKVRHKRITTMIINMILLCLGVPFYLSRERHSVIVAGGRCLLMCAACYVFTFICQSVNLPGFLDPALPEWLPVMVFLPVAAVMMASVKT from the coding sequence ATGTTCAAGACGCTTGATCGCTACGTCCTCCGCGCCTTTCTCACCAACTACGTCATCGCGCTCGCGGTCTGCATCGGGCTGTATGTCATCCTTGATCTCTTCGTGAACCTCGACGAGTTCACCTCCGTCAAGAGCCAGTCCACCGCCGAGACGATCCGAAAGATCATCGACTTCTATTCCTACAACCTGCTCCTTTACTTCGCCCAGCTTGCCGGCGTCATCACCCTTGTCGCCGGCTGTTTCACCTTCGGCCGCATGCACCGCACGAACGAACTGACGGCCGTGCTGGCCTCGGGCACGAGCCTCTATCGCATGGCGGCCCCGGTGCTGATCGCCGCGATGGCCATGAACGCCCTGTGGTTCTTCGACCAGGAAGTGCTGATCCCGCGCCATGCCGACAAGCTCGTGCGCAAGCACAATGACATCGAGGGGCGCAACGCCTTCGCCGTCTGGTTCCAGCCCGACAAGAACAACTCGCTCGTCTCGGCCAGCATGTTTCAGCCGCGCGTGCGCGAGATGCGCGGCGTCGTCATCATGAAACGCGACCAGAACGCCCGGCTCACGGAGGTCATCCAGGCCGACCAGGCACGTTGGGACGAAGAGGAACAAGTGTGGCACCTCGCCAACGGCACGCAGATGAAGCTCGGCGCGACCAGCGACCCGGCCGGGGTCGATGCCCTGGGCCAGTTGCCGATCAAGGCCTACGCATCGGACCTGACGCCGAAGGAACTGGCGCTGCAACAGGCGACGATGTGGGTGAATTTTCTAAGCCTGGCGGAGCTGGGCCGCTTGCAGGAGCGGTTTCCCGGCGGCTCGGCCGAGATCGTCAAAGTGCGCCACAAGCGCATCACGACCATGATCATCAACATGATCCTGCTTTGTCTGGGCGTGCCGTTTTACTTGAGCCGCGAGCGGCATAGCGTGATCGTCGCCGGCGGGCGCTGCCTGCTGATGTGCGCCGCGTGCTACGTGTTCACGTTCATCTGCCAGAGCGTGAACCTGCCGGGGTTTCTCGATCCGGCCCTGCCGGAGTGGCTGCCGGTGATGGTGTTCCTGCCGGTCGCCGCGGTGATGATGGCGAGCGTGAAGACGTGA
- a CDS encoding tetratricopeptide repeat protein, whose protein sequence is MSRRRKSKTDPGRSEREHDRSSGTVRGNELTIQNDGCANIDRAAHDRETSKTDRASVSRGARPAPAGRGRLWLFRAAALVLIPAVFFGTTELGLRLFGFGVDTGYFARLPDGGAAVGNPFFGWRFFPPAIARVPGVFRIEDPKPAGTVRLFVLGSSAAQGFPDPSFSFSRFLDVMLHRIYPGRRFEVINTAMVAINSHVLVPIARDCAEHEPDLFIVYEGNNEVVGPFGPGTVFGRFSTSLGMTRAMVALRGLRVSQMVQRGMASLVGGGETMWRGMEFFLGNQIAADDPRLDAAREQFARNLGDICDAARGTGAEVLLCTVGVNLRECAPFASLHRSDLAEADAAKWKALYDEGVKREDAGDARGAADLFMQASKIDDAYADLHFRLGRCRRAMGDGDGAREAFARARDLDSLRFRTDSRFNATIRDTAKGREGVRLIDVEAAMNAEAAAGGPGRDLFYEHCHMNLRGNYLIAREIVTVWTPSWSDAPRGPLPTFEECLADLAYGESDRCAIAKEVASLIEQPPFVNQLDHAQQRASARADVAACAAEDGAALEQARQATATALTRRPNDRLLVKKLAGLELKLGDATGAEKRLRGVLDEYPHDLTTTAELGAALLQQKRAADALRAFETILASPFCDPASAAEAHFNIGVVRDALGEKDAAVRAYEQTLALKPGHIKAHTNLGLVLSREGRLDEAAAHHRAVISAQPDLALARINLALVFFRQQKWAEAASELETALRHQPRDVTAMLLLGEALVQARRFDEGIARLRAALELAPRAAEAHNALGSALLRAGRAKEAVPHLETALRLKPGYATAEANLKAARQAGG, encoded by the coding sequence ATGTCACGACGACGCAAATCGAAGACCGATCCGGGGCGATCCGAGCGGGAGCATGACCGCTCATCCGGCACGGTGCGAGGCAACGAGTTAACCATTCAAAACGACGGCTGCGCGAACATAGACCGTGCCGCGCACGACCGCGAAACGAGCAAGACCGACCGCGCATCGGTCTCGCGCGGCGCGCGTCCGGCTCCCGCTGGTCGCGGTCGATTGTGGCTCTTTCGCGCTGCGGCACTGGTGCTGATTCCCGCGGTGTTCTTCGGGACGACCGAACTGGGGCTTCGGCTGTTCGGATTCGGGGTCGATACCGGCTATTTCGCCCGCCTGCCGGATGGCGGCGCGGCCGTGGGCAATCCGTTCTTCGGCTGGCGGTTTTTTCCGCCGGCGATCGCGCGCGTGCCGGGGGTGTTTCGAATCGAGGACCCCAAGCCGGCCGGAACGGTTCGCCTCTTCGTGCTGGGGTCCTCGGCCGCGCAGGGGTTTCCCGATCCGTCTTTCAGCTTCTCGCGGTTTCTCGATGTCATGCTGCATCGGATCTATCCGGGGCGAAGGTTCGAGGTCATCAACACGGCGATGGTGGCGATCAACTCGCACGTGCTCGTGCCGATCGCGCGCGACTGCGCCGAACACGAGCCGGACCTGTTTATCGTGTACGAGGGCAACAACGAGGTGGTCGGGCCGTTCGGGCCGGGAACGGTGTTCGGGCGATTCTCGACGAGCCTGGGAATGACGCGGGCGATGGTGGCGCTGCGCGGTCTGCGCGTGAGCCAGATGGTTCAGCGCGGCATGGCGTCGCTGGTCGGCGGCGGCGAGACGATGTGGCGCGGGATGGAGTTCTTTCTCGGCAATCAGATCGCGGCGGACGACCCGCGGCTGGACGCGGCGCGGGAGCAATTCGCGCGCAATCTTGGGGACATCTGCGACGCGGCGCGCGGAACCGGCGCGGAGGTGTTGCTCTGCACGGTGGGCGTGAACCTGCGCGAATGCGCGCCGTTTGCGTCGCTGCACCGGTCGGACCTGGCCGAAGCCGACGCGGCGAAATGGAAAGCGCTGTACGACGAGGGTGTGAAACGGGAAGACGCGGGCGACGCGCGCGGCGCGGCGGACCTTTTCATGCAGGCGTCAAAGATCGACGACGCCTACGCCGACCTGCACTTTCGGCTGGGCCGCTGTCGCCGGGCGATGGGAGACGGCGACGGTGCGCGGGAGGCGTTCGCCCGGGCGCGCGACCTGGACTCGCTGCGATTTCGAACGGACAGCCGATTCAACGCGACGATCCGCGACACCGCGAAAGGTCGCGAGGGTGTTCGACTGATCGACGTGGAAGCCGCGATGAACGCCGAGGCGGCGGCGGGCGGGCCGGGGCGCGATCTGTTCTACGAACACTGTCACATGAACCTGCGCGGAAACTACCTGATCGCGCGAGAGATCGTGACGGTGTGGACGCCCTCGTGGAGCGATGCACCGCGCGGACCGCTGCCGACGTTTGAAGAGTGCCTCGCCGACCTGGCGTATGGCGAGTCGGATCGGTGCGCGATCGCGAAGGAAGTGGCGAGCCTGATCGAGCAGCCCCCGTTCGTGAATCAACTGGATCACGCGCAGCAGCGTGCGTCGGCGCGGGCGGACGTGGCGGCGTGCGCCGCGGAAGATGGCGCCGCGCTCGAGCAGGCGCGCCAGGCGACGGCGACGGCGCTGACTCGGCGGCCGAACGACCGGCTCCTGGTAAAGAAGCTGGCGGGGCTGGAGTTGAAGCTGGGCGACGCGACGGGGGCGGAAAAGCGCCTGCGGGGAGTTCTCGATGAGTATCCACATGATCTGACGACGACGGCTGAACTGGGCGCGGCGCTGTTGCAACAGAAGCGGGCGGCCGACGCGCTGCGGGCGTTTGAGACGATCCTGGCATCGCCGTTTTGCGACCCGGCCAGCGCGGCCGAGGCGCATTTCAACATTGGCGTCGTGCGCGATGCGCTGGGAGAGAAGGACGCCGCGGTGCGGGCCTATGAACAGACGCTGGCCTTGAAGCCGGGGCACATCAAGGCGCACACGAACCTGGGGCTGGTGCTCTCGCGCGAAGGCAGGCTGGACGAAGCGGCGGCGCATCACCGGGCGGTGATCTCGGCGCAGCCGGACCTGGCCCTGGCGCGCATCAACCTGGCGCTTGTCTTTTTCCGTCAGCAAAAGTGGGCGGAGGCCGCCAGCGAGCTGGAGACGGCGCTGCGCCATCAGCCGCGTGATGTGACGGCGATGCTGCTGCTTGGCGAGGCACTGGTGCAGGCGAGACGATTCGATGAAGGGATCGCGCGCCTGCGGGCGGCGCTGGAACTGGCGCCGCGGGCGGCCGAAGCGCACAACGCCCTGGGCAGCGCCTTGTTGCGGGCGGGGCGTGCGAAGGAGGCCGTGCCGCACCTCGAAACGGCGTTGCGGTTAAAGCCCGGTTACGCGACGGCGGAAGCGAATCTCAAAGCCGCGCGGCAGGCGGGCGGTTGA